One Dietzia sp. JS16-p6b genomic window carries:
- a CDS encoding AMP-binding protein: protein MRPTRLPDDRSVAAFRAAGHWQDRPLDHYLDRAARLWGERTAVVDGDRRVSFSEVYRDAMRLAAALIERGVRSGDVVSFQLPNCAEAVVVYHALHRIGAVVNPIVPIYREREVAFIATQARSRVAIIPGVHRGFDYAEMYRGLAPDLPDLELVITTDSDRREGVETLASLLDSVTDDQVDRVHALPSPDPDDVCLLLYTSGTTADPKGALHSHNTLVFENRSMIDTFGLTAQDVIFNPSPVTHITGVNCALTLPFLLGAPVVLQDVWDSQKALRQIRTERASFMIFATPFLRGLLDAARDSGLETPSIRYIICGGADIPDALVTEADERLGTITRMYGATEGPSVTSANLADGPELRKYSDGRVLAPTEVVVADEAGRAVETGQVGEVLWRGPDTFLGYLDAALNHDAFTEAGFFRTGDLARVDERGGIHIVGRIKDIINRSGEKISTHDVENQLSEHPLVVEVAVVAGPDPVTGERGCAFVVTRGRADLSLEEVRQFLVDRGVAVQKVPESVFVVDALPKTASGKIQKFALRDFTRDRSTAPEQMAATSLVAVHER from the coding sequence ATGCGACCCACCCGATTGCCCGACGACCGCAGCGTGGCCGCGTTCCGCGCGGCGGGCCACTGGCAGGACCGGCCACTGGACCACTACCTGGACCGTGCGGCCCGCCTCTGGGGCGAGCGCACCGCGGTGGTGGACGGCGACCGACGGGTGTCGTTCTCCGAGGTCTACCGGGACGCGATGCGCCTGGCCGCAGCGCTCATCGAGCGCGGGGTGCGGTCGGGAGACGTGGTCTCCTTCCAACTCCCCAACTGCGCCGAGGCGGTGGTCGTCTACCACGCGCTGCACCGGATCGGCGCGGTGGTGAACCCGATCGTCCCGATCTACCGCGAGCGCGAGGTGGCGTTCATCGCCACGCAGGCGCGGTCGAGGGTGGCGATCATCCCGGGCGTCCACCGGGGGTTCGACTACGCGGAGATGTATCGGGGGCTCGCCCCGGACCTGCCCGATCTCGAGCTTGTCATCACCACCGATTCCGACCGGCGCGAGGGCGTCGAGACGCTGGCCTCCCTGCTCGACTCGGTCACGGATGATCAGGTGGACCGGGTGCACGCCCTGCCGTCACCCGACCCGGACGACGTCTGCCTCCTGCTCTACACCTCGGGCACCACCGCCGACCCCAAGGGTGCGCTGCACAGCCACAACACGCTGGTCTTCGAGAACCGGTCGATGATCGACACGTTCGGGCTCACCGCTCAGGACGTCATCTTCAACCCCTCGCCGGTCACCCACATCACCGGCGTGAACTGCGCCCTGACGCTCCCGTTCCTGCTCGGTGCGCCGGTGGTCCTCCAGGATGTGTGGGACTCCCAGAAGGCCCTGCGGCAGATCCGGACCGAGCGGGCGAGCTTCATGATCTTCGCGACCCCGTTCCTTCGCGGGCTGCTGGACGCCGCGCGGGACTCCGGCCTCGAGACGCCGTCGATCCGCTACATCATCTGTGGGGGAGCGGACATCCCGGATGCGCTCGTCACGGAGGCGGACGAGCGGCTGGGGACGATCACCCGGATGTACGGCGCGACCGAGGGGCCCTCGGTGACCTCGGCCAACCTGGCGGACGGCCCGGAGCTGCGCAAGTACTCGGACGGCCGGGTGTTGGCGCCGACGGAGGTGGTCGTCGCCGATGAGGCCGGCCGAGCAGTGGAGACCGGTCAGGTCGGCGAGGTCCTGTGGCGGGGCCCGGACACCTTCCTCGGCTACCTCGACGCCGCGCTCAACCACGACGCCTTCACCGAGGCCGGGTTCTTCCGCACCGGCGACCTCGCCCGCGTTGACGAGCGCGGCGGCATCCACATCGTCGGGCGCATCAAGGACATCATCAATCGCTCCGGCGAGAAGATCAGCACACACGACGTGGAGAACCAGCTCAGCGAGCATCCGCTGGTCGTCGAGGTCGCCGTGGTCGCCGGCCCGGATCCCGTCACGGGGGAGCGGGGCTGCGCCTTCGTCGTCACCCGGGGCCGGGCCGACCTGTCGCTGGAGGAGGTGCGGCAGTTCCTCGTGGACCGGGGGGTCGCCGTGCAGAAGGTCCCCGAGAGCGTGTTCGTGGTGGACGCCCTGCCCAAGACGGCCAGCGGGAAGATCCAGAAGTTCGCTCTCCGTGACTTCACGCGGGACAGATCCACCGCCCCCGAGCAGATGGCGGCCACGAGTCTCGTGGCCGTCCACGAGAGGTGA